The Providencia rettgeri genome includes a window with the following:
- the gyrA gene encoding DNA gyrase subunit A — protein MSEIAREITPVNIEEELKSSYLDYAMSVIVGRALPDVRDGLKPVHRRVLFAMNVLGNDWNKPYKKSARIVGDVIGKYHPHGDSAVYETIVRLAQPFSMRYMLVDGQGNFGSVDGDSAAAMRYTEIRMAKIAHELLADLEKETVDFVPNYDGTEQIPEVMPTKIPNLLVNGSSGIAVGMATNIPPHNLGEVINGCLAYIEDEDISIEGLMEHIPGPDFPTAAIINGRRGIIDAYRTGRGKVYIRASAEVEVDEKNGRETIIVSEIPYQVNKARLIEKIAELVKDKRVEGISALRDESDKDGMRIVIEVKRDAVGEVVLNNLYSLTQLQVSFGINMVALHQGQPKILNLKDIIAAFVRHRREVVTRRTIFELRKARDRAHILEALAIALANIDPIIELIRKAPTPAEAKAGLIARSWDLGNVAAMLERAGDDAARPEWLEPQFGVHEGQYFLTEQQAQAILDLRLQKLTGLEHEKLLEEYRELLVQIEALLFILRSPERLMEVIREELEIIRDTYNDPRRTEITENTADINIEDLINQEDVVVTLSHQGYVKYQPLSDYEAQRRGGKGKSAARTKDEDFIERLLVANTHDTILCFSSRGRLYWMKVYQLPEASRGARGRPIVNLLPLEQDERITAILPVREYEEGYNVFMATASGTVKKTPLQEFSRPRSAGIIAVNLNDGDELIGVDLTDGSNEVMLFSAQGKVVRFAEDAVRPMGRTATGVRGIKLMDNDKVVSLIIPRGEGHILTVTENGYGKRTEEAEYPTKSRATQGVISIKVSERNGNVVGAIQVDETDQIMMITDAGTLVRTRVSEVSVVGRNTQGVTLIRTAEDEKVVGLQRVAETDDDENNDDEIANENTEENGVDDANIDDQE, from the coding sequence ATGAGCGAGATTGCCAGAGAAATCACACCAGTTAATATCGAAGAAGAGCTTAAAAGTTCGTATTTGGATTATGCAATGTCCGTTATTGTCGGCCGTGCACTTCCAGATGTTCGAGATGGACTGAAGCCAGTACACCGCAGAGTACTGTTTGCGATGAATGTATTGGGAAATGATTGGAATAAACCCTATAAAAAATCTGCCCGTATTGTTGGGGACGTCATCGGTAAATACCATCCACATGGTGATAGCGCTGTTTACGAGACAATCGTTCGTCTAGCACAGCCTTTCTCAATGCGTTACATGCTGGTTGATGGTCAGGGAAACTTCGGTTCAGTTGACGGAGACTCCGCAGCGGCAATGCGTTATACGGAAATCCGTATGGCGAAAATTGCCCATGAGCTACTGGCTGACCTTGAAAAAGAAACCGTTGATTTCGTTCCAAACTATGATGGAACAGAGCAAATTCCTGAAGTTATGCCGACGAAAATCCCCAACCTTTTGGTTAATGGGTCGTCCGGTATTGCTGTTGGGATGGCAACCAATATTCCACCTCACAATTTAGGGGAAGTGATTAACGGTTGTCTTGCCTATATAGAAGATGAAGACATCAGTATTGAAGGCTTAATGGAGCACATTCCAGGGCCTGACTTCCCTACAGCGGCGATTATCAACGGCCGTCGTGGGATTATTGATGCATATCGTACAGGGCGTGGCAAGGTCTATATCCGTGCAAGCGCTGAAGTGGAAGTCGATGAGAAAAATGGTCGTGAAACCATTATTGTCAGCGAAATCCCTTATCAAGTGAATAAAGCTCGCTTGATTGAAAAAATTGCAGAATTAGTTAAAGACAAACGCGTTGAAGGTATCAGTGCACTGCGTGACGAGTCGGATAAAGACGGTATGCGCATTGTTATTGAAGTTAAACGCGATGCGGTGGGTGAAGTTGTACTAAACAACTTATATTCATTGACCCAATTGCAAGTTTCTTTTGGTATCAATATGGTAGCTCTACATCAAGGGCAACCCAAAATACTGAATTTAAAAGATATCATTGCTGCTTTTGTGCGTCACCGTCGTGAAGTTGTCACTCGTCGTACGATTTTTGAATTACGCAAAGCGCGTGACCGTGCTCATATCCTTGAAGCATTAGCAATCGCCTTGGCTAATATTGACCCAATTATTGAACTGATCCGTAAAGCACCAACGCCTGCTGAAGCAAAAGCAGGGCTAATTGCACGTTCTTGGGATCTGGGTAATGTTGCTGCGATGCTAGAACGCGCGGGTGATGACGCCGCTCGTCCTGAGTGGTTAGAGCCTCAGTTTGGTGTGCATGAAGGGCAATATTTCCTGACTGAACAACAAGCCCAAGCTATTTTGGACTTACGCCTCCAAAAATTAACGGGCCTTGAGCACGAAAAATTACTGGAAGAGTACCGTGAACTTCTAGTACAAATTGAAGCTTTACTGTTTATTTTACGCAGCCCTGAACGTTTGATGGAAGTGATTCGCGAAGAGTTAGAAATTATTCGTGATACCTACAACGACCCTCGTCGTACAGAAATTACAGAAAATACTGCAGACATCAATATTGAAGATTTGATCAACCAAGAAGATGTAGTGGTGACATTATCTCATCAAGGTTATGTGAAATATCAGCCTCTGTCTGATTACGAAGCACAGCGCCGTGGTGGTAAAGGTAAGTCTGCGGCAAGAACTAAAGACGAAGACTTCATTGAACGATTATTGGTCGCCAATACACATGACACCATCTTGTGTTTCTCAAGCCGTGGTCGGTTATATTGGATGAAAGTTTACCAATTACCAGAAGCGAGCCGTGGCGCTCGTGGTCGCCCAATTGTTAACTTATTACCACTAGAGCAAGATGAGCGTATTACGGCCATCTTACCTGTACGTGAATATGAAGAGGGTTACAACGTCTTCATGGCAACGGCGAGTGGTACGGTGAAGAAAACTCCTTTACAAGAGTTTAGTCGCCCAAGAAGTGCCGGTATTATTGCGGTGAACTTGAATGACGGTGATGAACTGATTGGTGTTGATTTAACAGATGGTTCAAACGAAGTCATGCTGTTTTCAGCTCAGGGTAAAGTTGTGCGCTTCGCTGAAGATGCCGTTCGTCCTATGGGACGTACCGCAACAGGTGTACGTGGTATTAAATTAATGGATAACGACAAAGTCGTTTCTTTGATTATTCCACGTGGAGAAGGGCATATCTTAACTGTGACAGAAAATGGTTACGGTAAACGTACTGAAGAAGCTGAATACCCAACTAAATCTCGTGCAACTCAAGGGGTTATCTCCATTAAAGTGAGTGAGCGAAACGGGAATGTAGTTGGCGCGATTCAGGTTGATGAAACAGACCAAATCATGATGATCACGGATGCCGGCACATTAGTTCGTACACGGGTGTCTGAAGTGAGCGTCGTTGGCCGTAATACTCAAGGTGTTACCTTGATTAGAACCGCTGAAGATGAAAAAGTTGTTGGTTTGCAGCGCGTTGCTGAAACAGATGACGATGAAAACAATGATGATGAGATTGCAAATGAAAACACTGAAGAAAATGGTGTTGATGATGCAAATATCGACGATCAAGAGTAA
- the rcsB_1 gene encoding Capsular synthesis regulator component B encodes MNNLNVIVADDHPIVLFGIRKSLEQIEWVNIVGEFEDSTSLINNLARLNADVLVTDLSMPGDKYGDGITLIKYIKRHYPDLSIIVLTMNNNPAILSAILELDIEGIVLKQGAPADLPKALAALQKGKKFTPESVSKLLEKVNASGYGDKRLSPKESEVLRLFAEGFLVTEIAKKLNRSIKTISSQKKSAMLKLGVENDIALLNYLSSVSIDNSPSE; translated from the coding sequence ATGAATAACCTAAATGTCATTGTTGCCGATGATCACCCTATCGTTCTTTTCGGCATCAGAAAATCACTTGAACAAATTGAATGGGTGAATATCGTAGGGGAATTTGAGGACTCAACCTCTTTGATTAATAACTTAGCACGCTTAAATGCAGACGTGCTAGTTACTGATTTATCAATGCCAGGTGATAAATATGGCGATGGTATTACTTTAATCAAATACATCAAACGGCATTATCCTGATCTATCAATCATTGTTCTCACAATGAACAATAACCCAGCCATTCTTAGCGCAATATTAGAGCTGGATATTGAAGGGATAGTGTTAAAACAAGGCGCACCAGCTGATTTACCTAAAGCTTTAGCCGCTTTACAGAAAGGCAAAAAATTCACGCCAGAAAGTGTGAGTAAGCTACTGGAAAAAGTCAATGCAAGTGGCTACGGCGATAAACGCTTATCACCAAAAGAAAGTGAAGTACTACGTTTATTTGCTGAAGGCTTTTTAGTCACTGAAATTGCGAAAAAACTTAACCGTAGCATAAAAACGATCAGTAGCCAGAAAAAATCAGCCATGCTGAAATTAGGCGTTGAAAATGATATTGCGCTGCTAAATTACCTTTCTTCTGTAAGTATTGATAACTCGCCTTCAGAGTGA
- the rcsC_1 gene encoding Sensor kinase protein RcsC: protein MRYLPSFKTSLRLSRDLFRILGLMLWGMGVFITLFFLYSQFNEYKSDIRQQFYSGYENLQAYIQQTGATLNSIQSMTELYRVKLQESTEVKNLPSKFLELPNASNYSFYKLTPNTDCDYFRDRAENYLQAFEQLNYFWKESIAAPQALNHVFLVGSRSYCMVDYPIRSTISDIEILKKVSYESVRTYQGLRLQGKERNLFTIMHGAQPDYGQVYLIQAIKHDNMLPAFIGLERSINLNQFNIRRNKAIEILIINDYNQPVLYSPIDINPKSSALLNISEPSFFGFNSDYSKLIFKKRLLPSQITVIFSIATSEILTSLENTIFYGIVLNIFTGGLIFFLIWLLERKMLEPAENTAIRLEEHEQFNHKIVASAPVGIIILRLTDGGNILSNELAHDYFRLLNEDDKQRILTIIRQKTSNYIDVVTTNGTHLQISFVNSRYQNEDVAICVLVDISIRVQMEKSLQDVADAAEQANHAKSMFLATVSHELRTPLYGIIGNIELLQRYELSEKATRLVSTMDNSSSLLLQIISDILDFSKIESKQLKIESKLFNCREVFEFVLANYLPLVTKKKISLYSYIEPNIPDLILNDSVRLQQVVSNIVNNSIKFTESGFVLLYVWKDENYLKIEIRDSGIGMTHAVVMQLFDPFFQVYDKNNIGHKGTGLGLAICEKLINLMDGDIEVNSQIGLGSSFTIRIPLYGQEYIKKNIPEYRAHYRIAISCRNEFLMNFLLRLLSHEQFTVVGHHSD, encoded by the coding sequence TTGAGATATTTACCCTCGTTTAAAACATCACTTAGACTTTCTCGGGATTTATTTCGTATCCTCGGCTTGATGTTGTGGGGTATGGGCGTTTTTATTACTTTATTCTTCCTTTATTCGCAATTTAATGAATACAAATCGGACATTCGTCAACAGTTCTATTCGGGTTATGAAAACCTGCAAGCCTATATTCAACAAACCGGAGCGACACTTAATTCTATCCAGTCAATGACTGAGCTATATCGAGTAAAGCTACAAGAATCGACAGAAGTAAAGAATCTTCCAAGTAAATTTCTCGAATTACCGAACGCATCTAATTACTCTTTCTATAAATTAACGCCGAATACGGATTGTGATTATTTTAGAGATAGAGCAGAGAATTACTTGCAGGCTTTTGAACAACTGAATTACTTTTGGAAAGAGAGTATTGCTGCACCTCAAGCTTTAAACCATGTCTTTTTAGTTGGTTCAAGAAGTTATTGTATGGTGGATTATCCGATCCGCTCAACAATATCTGATATCGAAATACTCAAAAAAGTCAGCTATGAAAGTGTGCGGACTTACCAAGGCTTGAGGTTACAAGGAAAAGAGCGCAATTTATTTACAATTATGCATGGTGCACAGCCAGATTATGGGCAAGTTTACTTAATTCAGGCAATCAAGCACGATAACATGCTGCCTGCGTTTATTGGGTTAGAACGTTCAATTAACTTGAATCAATTCAATATACGCCGAAATAAAGCTATCGAAATACTAATAATTAACGACTATAACCAGCCTGTTTTATATTCTCCTATCGATATCAACCCTAAGAGCTCAGCGCTACTCAATATTTCAGAGCCTTCATTTTTTGGTTTTAACTCAGATTATTCAAAATTAATCTTCAAAAAACGCTTACTGCCCTCTCAAATTACGGTCATTTTCTCCATTGCGACATCTGAAATATTAACTAGTTTAGAAAATACTATTTTTTACGGTATTGTCCTTAATATTTTTACGGGGGGGCTAATTTTCTTTTTAATTTGGTTACTTGAAAGGAAAATGCTAGAACCTGCAGAGAACACCGCGATACGGCTTGAAGAGCATGAACAATTCAATCACAAAATAGTGGCATCAGCACCTGTCGGTATCATCATTTTAAGATTAACCGATGGAGGTAATATCCTTAGTAATGAATTAGCTCATGACTATTTCCGGCTATTAAATGAAGATGATAAACAGCGAATATTAACAATCATTCGCCAAAAAACGAGCAATTATATTGATGTGGTGACAACCAATGGGACACATTTACAAATTAGCTTTGTAAACTCTCGTTATCAGAATGAAGATGTCGCTATTTGTGTATTAGTGGACATCAGTATTCGTGTTCAAATGGAAAAATCGTTGCAAGATGTAGCCGATGCAGCGGAACAAGCGAACCATGCTAAGTCGATGTTCTTAGCGACAGTAAGCCATGAATTAAGAACGCCGTTATATGGCATTATTGGTAACATAGAATTGCTACAACGTTATGAGTTATCTGAGAAAGCGACACGTTTGGTTTCCACTATGGATAACTCATCGTCGCTTTTATTACAGATTATTAGTGATATTTTGGACTTTTCAAAAATTGAATCTAAGCAGTTGAAAATAGAAAGCAAACTGTTTAATTGTCGTGAAGTTTTTGAGTTCGTATTAGCGAACTACTTGCCATTAGTGACTAAGAAAAAAATATCATTATATTCCTATATTGAACCTAACATTCCAGACCTAATATTGAACGATTCTGTGCGTTTACAACAAGTGGTTTCTAATATTGTTAATAATAGTATTAAGTTTACAGAATCAGGTTTCGTATTACTGTATGTTTGGAAAGATGAAAATTATTTAAAGATAGAAATACGTGACTCAGGAATTGGAATGACCCATGCAGTAGTCATGCAGTTGTTTGATCCATTCTTTCAAGTTTATGACAAAAATAATATAGGTCATAAAGGAACAGGTTTAGGTTTAGCGATTTGTGAAAAACTGATTAACCTCATGGATGGTGATATTGAGGTCAATTCCCAAATTGGGCTTGGTAGCTCATTTACTATTCGTATTCCTTTATATGGTCAAGAATATATTAAGAAAAACATTCCAGAATATCGTGCACATTATCGTATTGCTATCTCGTGCCGAAATGAATTTTTAATGAATTTTCTTTTACGCTTGTTAAGTCACGAGCAATTTACGGTTGTGGGTCATCACTCCGATTGA
- the ubiG_1 gene encoding 3-demethylubiquinone-9 3-methyltransferase yields the protein MAVVAAEYIMKIVPKGTHDANKFIRPSELIGWIDGTPLKDKHIIGLHFNPLTDKFWLGPNVDVNYMLHTVSE from the coding sequence ATGGCTGTTGTCGCCGCTGAATATATTATGAAAATCGTGCCTAAAGGGACTCATGATGCCAACAAATTTATTCGCCCTTCTGAGTTAATTGGCTGGATTGACGGAACACCACTGAAAGATAAACATATCATAGGGTTACACTTCAACCCATTAACGGATAAATTCTGGCTAGGGCCAAATGTTGATGTAAATTATATGCTGCATACTGTGAGCGAATAG
- the nrdA gene encoding Ribonucleoside-diphosphate reductase 1 subunit alpha, whose protein sequence is MNQSLLVTKRDGHKERIDLDKIHKVITWAAEGLSNVSVSQVELRSQIQFYDGIRTSDIHETMIKAAADLITGDTPDYQYLAARLAIFNLRKKAYGQFEPPALYKHVKHLVEMGKYDKHLLEDYSEAEFEQMDSFIDHWRDMNFSYAAVKQLEGKYLVQNRVTGEIYESAQFLYILVAACLFSHYPKETRLDYIRRFYDAVSTFKISLPTPIMAGVRTPTRQFSSCVLIECGDSLDSINATSSAIVKYVSQRAGIGVNAGRIRALGSPIRGGEAFHTGCIPFYKHFQTAVKSCSQGGVRGGAATLFYPIWHLEVESLLVLKNNRGVEGNRVRHMDYGVQLNKLMYERLIKNQDITLFSPSDVPGLYDAFFADQDEFERLYVKYEQDENIRKSSVKAVELFSLMMQERASTGRIYIQNVDHCNTHSPFDPQVAPVRQSNLCLEIALPTKPLNNINDENGEIALCTLSAFNLGAIDSLDELEELAILAVRALDALLDYQDYPIIAAKQGSMGRRTLGIGVINYAYYLAKHGVRYSDGSANNLTHKTFEAIQYYLLKASNELAKEQGACPWFNETTYAQGVLPIDTYKKELDKLTNEPLHYDWEALRQDIKQHGLRNSTLSALMPSETSSQISNATNGIEPPRGYISIKASKDGILRQVVPDYENLKGAYELLWQMPSNSGYLQLVGIMQKFIDQSISANTNYDPTRFESGKVPMNQLLKDLLLAYKFGVKTLYYHNTRDGAEDVQGDLEEVVESADSDCEGGACKI, encoded by the coding sequence ATGAACCAGAGTCTGTTAGTCACAAAGCGTGATGGACATAAAGAACGCATTGATCTCGACAAAATCCACAAGGTAATAACCTGGGCCGCGGAAGGCCTAAGTAACGTATCCGTTTCTCAAGTGGAGTTACGTTCACAGATTCAGTTTTATGATGGGATCAGAACTTCTGACATTCACGAAACGATGATCAAAGCAGCAGCAGATTTAATTACGGGTGATACACCTGATTACCAATACTTAGCTGCACGTCTTGCTATTTTTAACTTACGCAAGAAAGCCTATGGCCAGTTTGAACCGCCTGCATTATATAAGCATGTTAAACACCTCGTCGAAATGGGGAAATATGACAAGCATTTGCTGGAAGACTACTCTGAAGCAGAGTTCGAGCAAATGGATAGCTTTATAGACCATTGGCGTGATATGAATTTTTCCTATGCTGCGGTAAAACAGCTTGAAGGGAAATATTTAGTTCAAAACCGCGTTACCGGTGAAATCTATGAGAGCGCACAGTTTTTATACATTTTAGTTGCTGCTTGCCTATTTTCACATTACCCAAAAGAGACGCGTCTCGATTATATTCGCCGTTTCTATGACGCCGTTTCAACATTCAAAATTTCATTACCTACGCCAATTATGGCGGGGGTACGTACTCCTACACGTCAATTCAGCTCTTGTGTACTGATTGAGTGTGGTGACAGCTTAGATTCCATCAATGCCACTTCAAGCGCAATTGTGAAATATGTCTCACAGCGTGCAGGTATTGGGGTAAATGCAGGCCGCATTCGTGCATTAGGCAGCCCAATTCGTGGTGGTGAAGCGTTCCACACTGGTTGTATTCCGTTCTATAAACACTTCCAAACTGCGGTGAAATCTTGTTCGCAAGGTGGCGTTCGTGGTGGTGCTGCAACCTTGTTCTACCCTATTTGGCACCTTGAAGTTGAAAGTTTATTGGTACTGAAAAATAATCGTGGGGTTGAAGGTAACCGTGTTCGCCATATGGATTACGGTGTGCAACTCAACAAGTTAATGTATGAGCGTTTGATTAAAAACCAAGATATTACATTATTCAGTCCATCAGACGTTCCAGGTCTTTATGATGCATTTTTCGCTGATCAAGACGAATTTGAACGTTTATATGTGAAATACGAACAAGATGAAAATATTCGCAAATCCAGTGTTAAAGCGGTTGAGCTATTTTCATTAATGATGCAAGAACGTGCGTCTACTGGCCGAATCTATATTCAAAACGTTGACCACTGTAATACACATAGCCCATTTGACCCACAGGTTGCCCCTGTTCGTCAGTCAAACTTATGTTTAGAAATTGCACTGCCAACTAAGCCATTAAATAACATTAATGACGAGAACGGTGAAATTGCGCTGTGTACATTATCGGCATTTAACTTAGGGGCGATTGATAGCCTAGATGAATTAGAAGAGCTGGCAATATTAGCTGTTCGTGCTCTTGATGCACTGCTTGACTACCAAGATTACCCAATCATTGCGGCGAAGCAAGGCTCAATGGGGCGTCGTACACTCGGTATTGGGGTGATTAACTACGCTTATTATCTCGCGAAGCACGGTGTTCGTTATTCTGACGGTAGTGCGAACAACTTAACGCACAAAACATTCGAAGCCATTCAGTATTATCTATTAAAAGCCTCGAATGAGTTAGCAAAAGAGCAAGGTGCTTGCCCATGGTTCAATGAAACAACTTATGCACAAGGCGTTTTACCTATCGATACCTATAAAAAAGAGCTCGATAAGTTAACTAATGAACCTTTGCATTACGATTGGGAAGCTTTACGCCAAGATATTAAACAACATGGTCTGCGTAACTCGACACTGTCTGCATTGATGCCTTCAGAGACATCATCACAAATTTCTAACGCAACCAATGGTATTGAGCCACCACGTGGTTATATCAGTATTAAAGCCTCTAAAGATGGTATTTTGCGTCAAGTAGTGCCAGATTACGAAAATCTGAAAGGCGCATACGAGCTACTATGGCAAATGCCTTCAAACAGTGGCTATTTACAACTCGTTGGTATCATGCAGAAATTTATCGACCAGTCGATTTCTGCTAACACAAACTATGACCCGACTCGTTTTGAGAGCGGCAAAGTACCAATGAACCAATTGCTAAAAGATTTATTGCTCGCCTATAAGTTTGGTGTGAAAACACTTTACTACCATAACACCCGCGATGGGGCGGAAGATGTTCAGGGCGATCTGGAAGAAGTTGTTGAGTCAGCGGATTCCGATTGCGAAGGCGGCGCGTGTAAAATTTAA
- the ubiG_2 gene encoding 3-demethylubiquinone-9 3-methyltransferase, producing MNDTQTPTYLNVDKQEIEKFESIASRWWDLEGEFAPLHRINPLRLGYIMQRVDGVFGKKILDVGCGGGILSESMAREGAEVTGLDMGAEPLMVARLHSLESGIPVEYVQETVEQHADKHSQAYDVVTCMEMLEHVPDPQSVVRACAKLVKPGGHVIFSTINRNKKSMVNGCCRR from the coding sequence ATGAATGACACCCAAACCCCAACGTACCTTAACGTCGATAAGCAAGAGATCGAGAAATTTGAGTCCATCGCTTCCCGTTGGTGGGATTTAGAAGGGGAATTTGCCCCACTACACCGCATCAACCCTTTACGCTTAGGTTATATTATGCAGCGTGTAGACGGTGTTTTCGGTAAAAAAATTCTTGATGTTGGTTGTGGCGGTGGCATTTTATCCGAAAGTATGGCGCGTGAAGGTGCAGAAGTCACCGGCCTTGATATGGGGGCTGAACCCTTAATGGTCGCACGCTTACATTCTCTTGAGTCCGGTATTCCGGTTGAATATGTCCAAGAAACCGTCGAACAGCACGCTGACAAGCACTCTCAAGCCTATGATGTTGTCACATGTATGGAGATGCTTGAACATGTTCCGGACCCTCAGTCTGTCGTTAGAGCTTGCGCTAAATTAGTGAAACCAGGTGGACACGTGATTTTTTCAACCATTAACCGTAACAAAAAAAGCATGGTTAATGGCTGTTGTCGCCGCTGA
- the rcsC_2 gene encoding Sensor kinase protein RcsC, producing MIKHKNYDLLITDYEYTGGITCEDHIQLSSFYAGELHEIKSHQWIYNTYQLDKLPVLIDKVIMKTIEQSQKNNIANQPLVADNSLGEYHVLIVDDHPINRALLSEQLASIGFTTGTAIDGLDALKYLNNHHVDIVLTDVNMPNMDGYQLAKELRRLEFSLPVIALTANAMAEEKQRCINAGMNDCLSKPTTIAILRETLTRYC from the coding sequence TTGATAAAACACAAAAATTATGACCTGCTAATAACCGATTATGAGTATACCGGAGGTATAACCTGTGAAGATCATATCCAGTTATCAAGTTTTTATGCCGGTGAACTTCACGAAATAAAATCACACCAATGGATTTATAATACATATCAATTAGATAAGTTGCCTGTTTTAATTGATAAAGTCATCATGAAAACGATTGAGCAATCGCAGAAAAATAATATAGCAAATCAACCATTGGTTGCTGATAATTCGTTAGGTGAATACCATGTGTTAATTGTCGATGACCACCCAATTAACCGAGCATTATTGAGTGAACAATTAGCGTCTATCGGTTTTACTACAGGCACTGCAATAGATGGATTAGATGCACTAAAATATCTAAATAATCATCACGTTGATATTGTTTTAACGGATGTAAATATGCCAAATATGGATGGTTATCAGCTGGCAAAAGAACTGCGGCGCTTAGAGTTTAGCTTACCCGTTATCGCATTAACTGCTAATGCAATGGCAGAAGAAAAGCAACGCTGTATTAATGCAGGAATGAATGATTGTTTGTCAAAACCAACAACAATTGCAATTTTACGAGAGACCCTGACGCGCTACTGTTAA